From Carassius gibelio isolate Cgi1373 ecotype wild population from Czech Republic chromosome B21, carGib1.2-hapl.c, whole genome shotgun sequence, the proteins below share one genomic window:
- the dbn1 gene encoding drebrin isoform X6 codes for MAVNLSKNRLALLTAYQDVISETSATDWALYTYEDDSNDLILSASGEGGLAEIAVTFDNSRIMYGFCSLKEPSAALPRYILINWVGEDVPDARKCACASHVANIAEFFQGVDIIVNASTMDDIDPSAIGQRLTNGTAPVGTTYEKTNAETEMKKINREEFWEQAKREEELRKEEERKKAAEDRQRFEAERMELEKKEQEEREKRYRERERQIEEQRKKMQEEEEAKERSRNQPLIVRTEPSGEDPSLDKKETEVEEAAAIIAQRPCNPREFFKQRERATANSVDVSPVTTHRTGRLDSPFLRQQHSPSDCSPSPSRTPPYSRRQPGQPDDSTEGILERSMTTGCTPIPKIAIQEEKEDFIRKEFAFDTPKQTPVQESGFVKTSPSVSPQPSSTAPLSSTDDSLLDLWDSGPAPATAPSQAPSHIMDLMEDTPEPHLASSSPALPQPLLSFDEVPDTPYCTVTEDDPSSLVDVDVAGPLQMTLSYQQALQHASGSDSQDLDDGQLLLTNGDTLLKEGTQASEGYFSQSQEEDFAQSDDCTAKVNPTPVFYNKPPEIDITCWDTDPVMEDDD; via the exons GGTCTGGCAGAGATTGCAGTAACCTTCGATAACAGCCGGATCATGTACGGTTTCTGCAGCCTGAAGGAGCCCAGCGCAGCCCTGCCTCGCTACATCCTCATCAACTGG GTTGGTGAGGATGTGCCTGATGCCAGGAAGTGTGCCTGTGCCAGTCATGTAGCCAACATAGCCGAGTTTTTCCAG GGTGTTGACATCATCGTGAACGCCAGCACCATGGACGACATCGACCCCTCAGCCATCGGACAGAGGCTGACCAATGGGACGGCTCCAGTG GGCACCACCTATGAGAAAACAAATGCAGAGACTGAGATGAAGAAAATCAATCGAGAGGAGTTCTGGGAACAAGCCAAG CGGGAGGAGGAGTTGAGAaaggaggaagagagaaagaaggCTGCAGAGGACCGGCAGCGCTTTGAAGCGGAGAGGATGGAGCTGGAAAAAAAAGAGCAAGAGGAAAGAGAGAAGCGGTACCGTGAGAGGGAGCGGCAGATTGAGGAACAGAG GAAGAAGATGCAAGAGGAGGAAGAGGCCAAAGAGAGGTCAAGGAATCAACCCTTGATTGTAAGA ACGGAGCCCAGTGGTGAAGACCCTTCCCTGGACAAAAAGGAAACAGAGGTTGAG GAAGCAGCAGCCATCATTGCCCAAAGGCCATGTAACCCGCGTGAATTCTTCAAGCAGAGAGAGAGGGCCACAGCCAACAGCGTGGACGTTTCACCAGTCACCACGCACAGGACCG GCCGCTTGGACAGTCCATTCTTGAGGCAGCAGCACAGTCCATCCGATTGCAGCCCGTCCCCTTCTCGCACTCCGCCCTATTCACGGCGGCAGCCAGGTCAACCTG ATGACTCTACTGAAGGAATCCTGGAGCGCAGCATGACCACTGGATGTACTCCCATCCCCAAAATTGCCATTCAGGAGGAGAAAGAGGACTTCATTCGAAAGGAGTTTG CCTTTGACACTCCAAAGCAAACTCCAGTGCAGGAATCCGGCTTCGTCAAGACCTCTCCAAGTGTTTCCCCCCAGCCCAGTAGCACTGCTCCATTATCCAGCACAGACGACAGCCTGCTAGACTTGTGGGACAGTGGCCCGGCACCCGCTACGGCCCCTTCCCAGGCCCCCAGCCACATTATGGACCTGATGGAGGACACCCCGGAGCCTCATCTTGCCAGCTCCTCCCCTGCTCTCCCGCAGCCACTCCTGAGCTTCGATGAGGTGCCTGACACCCCCTACTGCACCGTCACAGAAGACGATCCCTCCAGCCTGGTGGATGTGGATGTGGCTGGACCCCTCCAGATGACCCTGAGTTACCAGCAGGCCCTGCAGCATGCTTCTGGCTCTGACAGCCAGGACCTGGATGATGGACAGCTGCTGTTGACCAATGGAGACACGCTGCTTAAAGAAGGGACCCAG GCCAGTGAAGGCTACTTCAGCCAATCACAGGAGGAGGATTTCGCCCAGTCAGATGACTGCACTGCAAAAGTCAACCCAACACCAGTTTTTTATAACAAACCACCAG AAATCGACATAACGTGCTGGGATACAGACCCGGTGATGGAAGATGATGATTAG
- the dbn1 gene encoding drebrin isoform X5, whose translation MAVNLSKNRLALLTAYQDVISETSATDWALYTYEDDSNDLILSASGEGGLAEIAVTFDNSRIMYGFCSLKEPSAALPRYILINWVGEDVPDARKCACASHVANIAEFFQVGLSKGVDIIVNASTMDDIDPSAIGQRLTNGTAPVGTTYEKTNAETEMKKINREEFWEQAKREEELRKEEERKKAAEDRQRFEAERMELEKKEQEEREKRYRERERQIEEQRKKMQEEEEAKERSRNQPLIVRTEPSGEDPSLDKKETEVEEAAAIIAQRPCNPREFFKQRERATANSVDVSPVTTHRTGRLDSPFLRQQHSPSDCSPSPSRTPPYSRRQPGQPDDSTEGILERSMTTGCTPIPKIAIQEEKEDFIRKEFAFDTPKQTPVQESGFVKTSPSVSPQPSSTAPLSSTDDSLLDLWDSGPAPATAPSQAPSHIMDLMEDTPEPHLASSSPALPQPLLSFDEVPDTPYCTVTEDDPSSLVDVDVAGPLQMTLSYQQALQHASGSDSQDLDDGQLLLTNGDTLLKEGTQASEGYFSQSQEEDFAQSDDCTAKVNPTPVFYNKPPEIDITCWDTDPVMEDDD comes from the exons GGTCTGGCAGAGATTGCAGTAACCTTCGATAACAGCCGGATCATGTACGGTTTCTGCAGCCTGAAGGAGCCCAGCGCAGCCCTGCCTCGCTACATCCTCATCAACTGG GTTGGTGAGGATGTGCCTGATGCCAGGAAGTGTGCCTGTGCCAGTCATGTAGCCAACATAGCCGAGTTTTTCCAGGTGGGTCTCTCCAAG GGTGTTGACATCATCGTGAACGCCAGCACCATGGACGACATCGACCCCTCAGCCATCGGACAGAGGCTGACCAATGGGACGGCTCCAGTG GGCACCACCTATGAGAAAACAAATGCAGAGACTGAGATGAAGAAAATCAATCGAGAGGAGTTCTGGGAACAAGCCAAG CGGGAGGAGGAGTTGAGAaaggaggaagagagaaagaaggCTGCAGAGGACCGGCAGCGCTTTGAAGCGGAGAGGATGGAGCTGGAAAAAAAAGAGCAAGAGGAAAGAGAGAAGCGGTACCGTGAGAGGGAGCGGCAGATTGAGGAACAGAG GAAGAAGATGCAAGAGGAGGAAGAGGCCAAAGAGAGGTCAAGGAATCAACCCTTGATTGTAAGA ACGGAGCCCAGTGGTGAAGACCCTTCCCTGGACAAAAAGGAAACAGAGGTTGAG GAAGCAGCAGCCATCATTGCCCAAAGGCCATGTAACCCGCGTGAATTCTTCAAGCAGAGAGAGAGGGCCACAGCCAACAGCGTGGACGTTTCACCAGTCACCACGCACAGGACCG GCCGCTTGGACAGTCCATTCTTGAGGCAGCAGCACAGTCCATCCGATTGCAGCCCGTCCCCTTCTCGCACTCCGCCCTATTCACGGCGGCAGCCAGGTCAACCTG ATGACTCTACTGAAGGAATCCTGGAGCGCAGCATGACCACTGGATGTACTCCCATCCCCAAAATTGCCATTCAGGAGGAGAAAGAGGACTTCATTCGAAAGGAGTTTG CCTTTGACACTCCAAAGCAAACTCCAGTGCAGGAATCCGGCTTCGTCAAGACCTCTCCAAGTGTTTCCCCCCAGCCCAGTAGCACTGCTCCATTATCCAGCACAGACGACAGCCTGCTAGACTTGTGGGACAGTGGCCCGGCACCCGCTACGGCCCCTTCCCAGGCCCCCAGCCACATTATGGACCTGATGGAGGACACCCCGGAGCCTCATCTTGCCAGCTCCTCCCCTGCTCTCCCGCAGCCACTCCTGAGCTTCGATGAGGTGCCTGACACCCCCTACTGCACCGTCACAGAAGACGATCCCTCCAGCCTGGTGGATGTGGATGTGGCTGGACCCCTCCAGATGACCCTGAGTTACCAGCAGGCCCTGCAGCATGCTTCTGGCTCTGACAGCCAGGACCTGGATGATGGACAGCTGCTGTTGACCAATGGAGACACGCTGCTTAAAGAAGGGACCCAG GCCAGTGAAGGCTACTTCAGCCAATCACAGGAGGAGGATTTCGCCCAGTCAGATGACTGCACTGCAAAAGTCAACCCAACACCAGTTTTTTATAACAAACCACCAG AAATCGACATAACGTGCTGGGATACAGACCCGGTGATGGAAGATGATGATTAG
- the dbn1 gene encoding drebrin isoform X2 has translation MAVNLSKNRLALLTAYQDVISETSATDWALYTYEDDSNDLILSASGEGGLAEIAVTFDNSRIMYGFCSLKEPSAALPRYILINWVGEDVPDARKCACASHVANIAEFFQVGLSKGVDIIVNASTMDDIDPSAIGQRLTNGTAPVASPVLSRLRMRDEENAEHVGTTYEKTNAETEMKKINREEFWEQAKREEELRKEEERKKAAEDRQRFEAERMELEKKEQEEREKRYRERERQIEEQRKKMQEEEEAKERSRNQPLITEPSGEDPSLDKKETEVEEAAAIIAQRPCNPREFFKQRERATANSVDVSPVTTHRTGRLDSPFLRQQHSPSDCSPSPSRTPPYSRRQPGQPDDSTEGILERSMTTGCTPIPKIAIQEEKEDFIRKEFAFDTPKQTPVQESGFVKTSPSVSPQPSSTAPLSSTDDSLLDLWDSGPAPATAPSQAPSHIMDLMEDTPEPHLASSSPALPQPLLSFDEVPDTPYCTVTEDDPSSLVDVDVAGPLQMTLSYQQALQHASGSDSQDLDDGQLLLTNGDTLLKEGTQASEGYFSQSQEEDFAQSDDCTAKVNPTPVFYNKPPEIDITCWDTDPVMEDDD, from the exons GGTCTGGCAGAGATTGCAGTAACCTTCGATAACAGCCGGATCATGTACGGTTTCTGCAGCCTGAAGGAGCCCAGCGCAGCCCTGCCTCGCTACATCCTCATCAACTGG GTTGGTGAGGATGTGCCTGATGCCAGGAAGTGTGCCTGTGCCAGTCATGTAGCCAACATAGCCGAGTTTTTCCAGGTGGGTCTCTCCAAG GGTGTTGACATCATCGTGAACGCCAGCACCATGGACGACATCGACCCCTCAGCCATCGGACAGAGGCTGACCAATGGGACGGCTCCAGTGGCAAGTCCAGTTCTAAGCCGCCTGCGAATGAGAGACGAGGAGAACGCTGAGCACGTT GGCACCACCTATGAGAAAACAAATGCAGAGACTGAGATGAAGAAAATCAATCGAGAGGAGTTCTGGGAACAAGCCAAG CGGGAGGAGGAGTTGAGAaaggaggaagagagaaagaaggCTGCAGAGGACCGGCAGCGCTTTGAAGCGGAGAGGATGGAGCTGGAAAAAAAAGAGCAAGAGGAAAGAGAGAAGCGGTACCGTGAGAGGGAGCGGCAGATTGAGGAACAGAG GAAGAAGATGCAAGAGGAGGAAGAGGCCAAAGAGAGGTCAAGGAATCAACCCTTGATT ACGGAGCCCAGTGGTGAAGACCCTTCCCTGGACAAAAAGGAAACAGAGGTTGAG GAAGCAGCAGCCATCATTGCCCAAAGGCCATGTAACCCGCGTGAATTCTTCAAGCAGAGAGAGAGGGCCACAGCCAACAGCGTGGACGTTTCACCAGTCACCACGCACAGGACCG GCCGCTTGGACAGTCCATTCTTGAGGCAGCAGCACAGTCCATCCGATTGCAGCCCGTCCCCTTCTCGCACTCCGCCCTATTCACGGCGGCAGCCAGGTCAACCTG ATGACTCTACTGAAGGAATCCTGGAGCGCAGCATGACCACTGGATGTACTCCCATCCCCAAAATTGCCATTCAGGAGGAGAAAGAGGACTTCATTCGAAAGGAGTTTG CCTTTGACACTCCAAAGCAAACTCCAGTGCAGGAATCCGGCTTCGTCAAGACCTCTCCAAGTGTTTCCCCCCAGCCCAGTAGCACTGCTCCATTATCCAGCACAGACGACAGCCTGCTAGACTTGTGGGACAGTGGCCCGGCACCCGCTACGGCCCCTTCCCAGGCCCCCAGCCACATTATGGACCTGATGGAGGACACCCCGGAGCCTCATCTTGCCAGCTCCTCCCCTGCTCTCCCGCAGCCACTCCTGAGCTTCGATGAGGTGCCTGACACCCCCTACTGCACCGTCACAGAAGACGATCCCTCCAGCCTGGTGGATGTGGATGTGGCTGGACCCCTCCAGATGACCCTGAGTTACCAGCAGGCCCTGCAGCATGCTTCTGGCTCTGACAGCCAGGACCTGGATGATGGACAGCTGCTGTTGACCAATGGAGACACGCTGCTTAAAGAAGGGACCCAG GCCAGTGAAGGCTACTTCAGCCAATCACAGGAGGAGGATTTCGCCCAGTCAGATGACTGCACTGCAAAAGTCAACCCAACACCAGTTTTTTATAACAAACCACCAG AAATCGACATAACGTGCTGGGATACAGACCCGGTGATGGAAGATGATGATTAG
- the dbn1 gene encoding drebrin isoform X4 produces MAVNLSKNRLALLTAYQDVISETSATDWALYTYEDDSNDLILSASGEGGLAEIAVTFDNSRIMYGFCSLKEPSAALPRYILINWVGEDVPDARKCACASHVANIAEFFQGVDIIVNASTMDDIDPSAIGQRLTNGTAPVASPVLSRLRMRDEENAEHVGTTYEKTNAETEMKKINREEFWEQAKREEELRKEEERKKAAEDRQRFEAERMELEKKEQEEREKRYRERERQIEEQRKKMQEEEEAKERSRNQPLITEPSGEDPSLDKKETEVEEAAAIIAQRPCNPREFFKQRERATANSVDVSPVTTHRTGRLDSPFLRQQHSPSDCSPSPSRTPPYSRRQPGQPDDSTEGILERSMTTGCTPIPKIAIQEEKEDFIRKEFAFDTPKQTPVQESGFVKTSPSVSPQPSSTAPLSSTDDSLLDLWDSGPAPATAPSQAPSHIMDLMEDTPEPHLASSSPALPQPLLSFDEVPDTPYCTVTEDDPSSLVDVDVAGPLQMTLSYQQALQHASGSDSQDLDDGQLLLTNGDTLLKEGTQASEGYFSQSQEEDFAQSDDCTAKVNPTPVFYNKPPEIDITCWDTDPVMEDDD; encoded by the exons GGTCTGGCAGAGATTGCAGTAACCTTCGATAACAGCCGGATCATGTACGGTTTCTGCAGCCTGAAGGAGCCCAGCGCAGCCCTGCCTCGCTACATCCTCATCAACTGG GTTGGTGAGGATGTGCCTGATGCCAGGAAGTGTGCCTGTGCCAGTCATGTAGCCAACATAGCCGAGTTTTTCCAG GGTGTTGACATCATCGTGAACGCCAGCACCATGGACGACATCGACCCCTCAGCCATCGGACAGAGGCTGACCAATGGGACGGCTCCAGTGGCAAGTCCAGTTCTAAGCCGCCTGCGAATGAGAGACGAGGAGAACGCTGAGCACGTT GGCACCACCTATGAGAAAACAAATGCAGAGACTGAGATGAAGAAAATCAATCGAGAGGAGTTCTGGGAACAAGCCAAG CGGGAGGAGGAGTTGAGAaaggaggaagagagaaagaaggCTGCAGAGGACCGGCAGCGCTTTGAAGCGGAGAGGATGGAGCTGGAAAAAAAAGAGCAAGAGGAAAGAGAGAAGCGGTACCGTGAGAGGGAGCGGCAGATTGAGGAACAGAG GAAGAAGATGCAAGAGGAGGAAGAGGCCAAAGAGAGGTCAAGGAATCAACCCTTGATT ACGGAGCCCAGTGGTGAAGACCCTTCCCTGGACAAAAAGGAAACAGAGGTTGAG GAAGCAGCAGCCATCATTGCCCAAAGGCCATGTAACCCGCGTGAATTCTTCAAGCAGAGAGAGAGGGCCACAGCCAACAGCGTGGACGTTTCACCAGTCACCACGCACAGGACCG GCCGCTTGGACAGTCCATTCTTGAGGCAGCAGCACAGTCCATCCGATTGCAGCCCGTCCCCTTCTCGCACTCCGCCCTATTCACGGCGGCAGCCAGGTCAACCTG ATGACTCTACTGAAGGAATCCTGGAGCGCAGCATGACCACTGGATGTACTCCCATCCCCAAAATTGCCATTCAGGAGGAGAAAGAGGACTTCATTCGAAAGGAGTTTG CCTTTGACACTCCAAAGCAAACTCCAGTGCAGGAATCCGGCTTCGTCAAGACCTCTCCAAGTGTTTCCCCCCAGCCCAGTAGCACTGCTCCATTATCCAGCACAGACGACAGCCTGCTAGACTTGTGGGACAGTGGCCCGGCACCCGCTACGGCCCCTTCCCAGGCCCCCAGCCACATTATGGACCTGATGGAGGACACCCCGGAGCCTCATCTTGCCAGCTCCTCCCCTGCTCTCCCGCAGCCACTCCTGAGCTTCGATGAGGTGCCTGACACCCCCTACTGCACCGTCACAGAAGACGATCCCTCCAGCCTGGTGGATGTGGATGTGGCTGGACCCCTCCAGATGACCCTGAGTTACCAGCAGGCCCTGCAGCATGCTTCTGGCTCTGACAGCCAGGACCTGGATGATGGACAGCTGCTGTTGACCAATGGAGACACGCTGCTTAAAGAAGGGACCCAG GCCAGTGAAGGCTACTTCAGCCAATCACAGGAGGAGGATTTCGCCCAGTCAGATGACTGCACTGCAAAAGTCAACCCAACACCAGTTTTTTATAACAAACCACCAG AAATCGACATAACGTGCTGGGATACAGACCCGGTGATGGAAGATGATGATTAG